AGAAGCCTCGGAAAGGGGGGCTGGAGGCAGAAGAAGTACGGGAGGAAGATACACAACGCTGTAAGGGAAGTTTACAAGGAAATCAGGGACAGGATTGTTGAGGCGGGGTTCGAATTTGTGGAGGAGGTAAGGAAGGGATACGGAGGGATTTCAAGGGGGGTTATACTTGTTAGCGCGCCGAGAGACAGGGTTCCGATAAACTCCTTTAAAACAAGAGACGTGCAGGTGGCGGTGGAGGCTGTTGAAAAGGAGAAGATCGAGTTCATCCCCCTCAGAAGGACGCTCAGATACCTCATAGTTGGAATCGACCCCGGTGCAACCACTGCCATTGCGGCGCTGGATTTGAGGGGGGAGCTTGTGGACATGAAGAGCAGAAAGGGCTGGAGCCCTGCGGAGGTTATCGAGTTCATCTCCTCGCTCGGGAAGCCGGTTGTGGTCTCTACAGACAAGAGCTCACCTCCAGAATTCGTATCGAAAATAAGGGCCTCATTCAATGCCGTCCTCTACACACCTAAGGAGGACATGAGTGTGGAAAAGAAGAGAATCCTGACGTCCAAGTACTCCACATCCAACGACCACGAGAGGGACGCTTTGGCGGCGGCGATTGATGCGTTCAACAGCTACAAGAGCAAGCTGATAAACGTCGAAAAGCGCCTTCCGGCCGGGATAGACTCGGACAGGATTAAGGCGGAAATTATCAGGGGAACTCCTTTGAAGGAGGTGCTTTCGGTAACCAGAGAAGAGAGCAGAGAGGAGAAGGTTCAGGCTGAGACAGTAAGCAGGGAGGAAATACTGAAGAGAGACAGAGTTATAGAGAGGCTGAAGGAGGAGAACAGGATACTCTCAAGGAAGATAAAGGAGATGAAGGACGAGATAGAGAAGCTGAGGGCAAGGGTAGCTTCTATTTCGAGAGAGGAGCACGAGAAGATAAGGAAGGACACCTACGTGCAGAATCTTGAGAGAGAAATCTTCGATTTAAGAAAGAAGCTGAAAGAAAAGGATGAGGAGATTGAACAGCTGAAGGAGAGAATCGCTTTGCTCAGAAAAATGAAGATGCTCGAGTTCCAGGGATGGAAGGAGGTAAAGGTTTTGAGGAAGTTCACCAAGGAGGAAATCGAGAGGGCGGAGAGGGAGATGGGAATTTCGGAGGGCGACATAATCTTAATCGTTGATTCCAGCGGTGGGAGCGCGTCCCTGGCGGAGATGCTGTGCGAGAAGAAGGTTAGAGCGATAATCTACGGCAGCGAAATGTCCCACCTCGCAGCAGAGACTTTTGAGAAGTACAACATTCCGAGAATTTCGATTGATGAGGTGGAAATAATGATGGGTGATGACATCGCAGTGGTTAACGCCGAAGAATTCGAGAGAGTTTACGCCGAGAAGCTGGAAGAAACGAAGAGGAGGAAGATAGACTTTCTCGAAAAGCTCGTCGAGGACTACAGAAGGAGAAGGGTGGTTTGATGAGGCTGCTTTTTTCCACAATGTTTCTTTACGAGTACTCGACAGACATGATAGCCAAGGCCGTAAATCTTGCAGGCTATGACGGTGTGGAGTTCTGGCCAGAAACGCCGTACTTCTGGGTTGACAGGGCGATGGAAAAGCTCGAATGCCTCAGGGATTTCGACAACGCCATTCACGTGCCCGTCTTAGACCTCAATCCAGTTTCGGTCAATCCAGATATCTGCAATCTCACGCTTAGGGAAACGCTCTACTCGATCGCTCTGGCGGCAAAAATTAAGGCTAAGCCAGTAACGGTGCATGCTGGCAGAAGAAGTGCGGCGAGAGAGCCCGTCTGGGCGGATTACCTGTCATTGAGCAGATATTTGAGGATATCAAGCAGATACGCGAAGATCAAGGGAGTTACAGTTGGACTTGAGAACTCGGAGAACAGCATCAACAACCTCTGCAAAACGGCGGATGAGGTGAGGAAGTTTGCGGAGGAGTACGACGTAATGGTTACTCTCGACATCAAACACGCCTTGCTGAACGGAGGAGTTGAGGAGTTTTTAGAGCTGTTCGGCAGAATATGCAACGTTCACGTGAGCTACTATGACGAAAAAATGAGACACGTTCAGCCGAGCAGGGGAAAGGAGGTTGGAGATGCGCTGAAAGAGCTCGCAGAGCTCGGATACGACGGTCCTTTGACCGTGGAGCTTGACGACCTCGGAATAGGCAACCTTGATTTCAGCAAGAAGGTCGAAATTCTCAGGAAAGAGAGAAGGTTCGTGGAGAAGTTCTTCAAGCGGTAAAGGTTTATACCTCCCCATTCTACCCTGCTCATGAGCAAAGTCAAGCTGGAAATCGGAGAAGTGGCGAGAATCAGGTTGAACAGGCCAGAAAAGAAGAACGCGCTCGACCTAGAACTTCTGACGCAGCTCAGGGATGCTGTAAAGGAAGTTTCAGAGTCGGAGGCAAAGGTTGCGGTTTTGAGTGGAGAGGGCGACACCTTCTGCGCCGGTTTGGACAGGAGTCTCCTCTTCGCTTTGACCCAGGAGGGGACGGAGAACCTTCCGGAGGCAATCGACTTCGTTCAGGACTTGATTTACAGCATAAGAACGCTCAAGATGCCTGTGATAGCTGCGGTGCAGAGGTACGCGATTGGAGGGGGATTGCAGCTTGCCCTCGCTGCCGACATACGCATAGCCACACCGGGAACAGTTTTCAGCGTGAGGGAGCCGGATTACGGGATTATTCCGGACATGGGTGCCCTCTCGCTCCTTCCGAGGCTTGTCGGTGACGGTGTGGCGAGGGAGATGGTGTTCACGAGGAAGAACCTTACAGCGGAGGAGGGAAAGGTTCTGGGACTTGTGAACGAGATTTACGAGGACCTAGAAAAGGGCATTGAGGAGTACACCCAGAAGATGCTCTCAGTCCCTCCACACGTCTTCACTTTCGCGAAAGAGGTCATTGAGAGGAGCTGGACAGAGAGCCTGCTGGAAAACCTGAAGTCGGCAAAGGAGGCTCAAATCAAGTGCGTCGAGGAGACGCTGAAGCTGTTTCGAAAAACCTGACATTTATTTTTAAAGTCAAAACCTTAAAATCCAGAAACCAAATTACCAACATGAGAATCGTACATATTTCCGACCTTCACTTTGGTGAAGAGCTGATAAGGGAGAAGGTCGAGAAAGCGGTGAGACAGATAAACGAGATTGAGCCTGATCTCCTCGTAATCACCGGGGACCTCTCATGCTGGGGCATCCATTCAGAGATGAGGGACGCTTACGAAACGCTGCTCGACCTTAAGCCCGACTACATAGCTGTTCCCGGAAACCACGATGCGAGAAACATTGGATACGAGTTTTTCCAGCTCTACTTCGGGGAAACCAAAAAATACTGGAAGAATGATGTTGTATCGCTGATAGCCGCTGACAGCACGCAACCCGACTTGGATGACGGATATATCGGGAAGGAGCAGAGGGACTGGATTGTCAGCAAAATTAGGAAGGACAGATTCAACATTCTCGCTCTCCACCACCACATCGCCCCAATTCCCAAAACCGGGAGGGAGAGAAACGTCCTGATTGATGCGGGAGAGATGGTTGAGCTTTTAATTGCAAACGGCATCAGTGCCGTGCTTGCCGGCCATAGGCACATGCCATACTCGCTTAGGCTCATGAGAACGCACGTAATCCATGCAGGCACTCTCGGCTCCTTCAAGGTGCTCGGCATGCCGGACCACAATTACAACGTTATAGAAATCAAGGACAACACACTAACTCTGAAGCTGAGGTTCGTTGACTACGGAGAGGTTGAGATTGGCAGGTACACAATCAATCCCGAAACGCCCGAGTCCATCAGCGTTTACCAAAGAATAGCAAAACCCAAGAAGGTCCTGTTCCTCTCGAGAAGCAACGACTGCAGGACGAAAATTGCGGAGGCGATATTCAACCACATCTCCCCCAACAACATGCTCGCAGTTAGCGCTGGAATCGAGCCGGCTCAAGACCTGGATTTGAGAGCGGTAGCAACGATGAGGGAGCTCGGACTCAAAATCAACGGAAAGCCGAGAAAGTTCAGTGAAGACATGGTGTCGGACTTTGACGCCATTGTTGAGTTCGACGAGCTCGGTGTCGGGGAGTTCTGGGACGTTAAGAAGCCCTCGAGCGCTGAGGAGTACAGGGAGGTCAGGAGTGAGATATGGAGAAGAGTTGAGGAGCTGGTAAAAAGGCTACTGGCTTAAATCACGAATACCGCCGCTGCAACGGCGGTGGTGAACTCCTTAACTTTCCCCCTTGCAGTGATGGCAAAAGTTCTCGCCACCTTGCTTCCCTGTGTCTTGAGCATCTCCTCGGCAAGCCTTTTGGCGTGCTGCTCGGCCCCCTCATACCACTCTCCGCTGTGCTCAGCTATATACCCATTCATATCCTTATCCTCGGGAAACGCTGCCCCGACGCTGGCAAAAATCTCCCTTCCCTCGACGTTGCTCGCATATCTTGCCATCACGCAGAAGACTATCTGACCGGGACTCAGCTTCCTCAGCCCCTCTTCTTTGCTCACGACTCTGCAGCCTGGCGGAACGATGCTGCTCACTGGAACGAGGTTGAACCGCTCTATTCCAGCATCCCTCAGAGCCAGCTCGAAGCTGACCAGCTCATCCTCGTGCCTGCCAACTCCTGAAACGAAGAAAACCTCTTTCGGAATCAGCGCCATATTGCCTGACCTCAGGGGCAAAATTTAACTTTTCCCACCGAGGCCAGATGTAATAAAAAAGAGTTTTATGGTGCGGAGGTTTTTATACCGCTCGAAGACTACACCGCCGAAGAAGCTCTG
The nucleotide sequence above comes from Archaeoglobus fulgidus DSM 4304. Encoded proteins:
- a CDS encoding DUF460 domain-containing protein; its protein translation is MSVVFGVDIVGGSVHGKIKPKYAVVVLENGNEFEKIVSRSKLFRMVKKEKPDIIAVDNIYEVFKDKKDLIFFLKNAPSKTKLVQVTDRENSLPSLSKRFGLNINIRNPVDEARACAYLASFGMGSEISVFTDKTKITVSRNRSLGKGGWRQKKYGRKIHNAVREVYKEIRDRIVEAGFEFVEEVRKGYGGISRGVILVSAPRDRVPINSFKTRDVQVAVEAVEKEKIEFIPLRRTLRYLIVGIDPGATTAIAALDLRGELVDMKSRKGWSPAEVIEFISSLGKPVVVSTDKSSPPEFVSKIRASFNAVLYTPKEDMSVEKKRILTSKYSTSNDHERDALAAAIDAFNSYKSKLINVEKRLPAGIDSDRIKAEIIRGTPLKEVLSVTREESREEKVQAETVSREEILKRDRVIERLKEENRILSRKIKEMKDEIEKLRARVASISREEHEKIRKDTYVQNLEREIFDLRKKLKEKDEEIEQLKERIALLRKMKMLEFQGWKEVKVLRKFTKEEIERAEREMGISEGDIILIVDSSGGSASLAEMLCEKKVRAIIYGSEMSHLAAETFEKYNIPRISIDEVEIMMGDDIAVVNAEEFERVYAEKLEETKRRKIDFLEKLVEDYRRRRVV
- a CDS encoding sugar phosphate isomerase/epimerase family protein; the encoded protein is MRLLFSTMFLYEYSTDMIAKAVNLAGYDGVEFWPETPYFWVDRAMEKLECLRDFDNAIHVPVLDLNPVSVNPDICNLTLRETLYSIALAAKIKAKPVTVHAGRRSAAREPVWADYLSLSRYLRISSRYAKIKGVTVGLENSENSINNLCKTADEVRKFAEEYDVMVTLDIKHALLNGGVEEFLELFGRICNVHVSYYDEKMRHVQPSRGKEVGDALKELAELGYDGPLTVELDDLGIGNLDFSKKVEILRKERRFVEKFFKR
- a CDS encoding enoyl-CoA hydratase/isomerase family protein, which encodes MSKVKLEIGEVARIRLNRPEKKNALDLELLTQLRDAVKEVSESEAKVAVLSGEGDTFCAGLDRSLLFALTQEGTENLPEAIDFVQDLIYSIRTLKMPVIAAVQRYAIGGGLQLALAADIRIATPGTVFSVREPDYGIIPDMGALSLLPRLVGDGVAREMVFTRKNLTAEEGKVLGLVNEIYEDLEKGIEEYTQKMLSVPPHVFTFAKEVIERSWTESLLENLKSAKEAQIKCVEETLKLFRKT
- a CDS encoding metallophosphoesterase, which produces MRIVHISDLHFGEELIREKVEKAVRQINEIEPDLLVITGDLSCWGIHSEMRDAYETLLDLKPDYIAVPGNHDARNIGYEFFQLYFGETKKYWKNDVVSLIAADSTQPDLDDGYIGKEQRDWIVSKIRKDRFNILALHHHIAPIPKTGRERNVLIDAGEMVELLIANGISAVLAGHRHMPYSLRLMRTHVIHAGTLGSFKVLGMPDHNYNVIEIKDNTLTLKLRFVDYGEVEIGRYTINPETPESISVYQRIAKPKKVLFLSRSNDCRTKIAEAIFNHISPNNMLAVSAGIEPAQDLDLRAVATMRELGLKINGKPRKFSEDMVSDFDAIVEFDELGVGEFWDVKKPSSAEEYREVRSEIWRRVEELVKRLLA
- a CDS encoding pyruvoyl-dependent arginine decarboxylase; the protein is MALIPKEVFFVSGVGRHEDELVSFELALRDAGIERFNLVPVSSIVPPGCRVVSKEEGLRKLSPGQIVFCVMARYASNVEGREIFASVGAAFPEDKDMNGYIAEHSGEWYEGAEQHAKRLAEEMLKTQGSKVARTFAITARGKVKEFTTAVAAAVFVI